The Actinoplanes sp. N902-109 genomic interval TGCCGCACATCCGCGCCGACAGCGGTGCGGGCACCGACATCGTGACCGCCGGGTGCTCGCTGGGCGCCTATCACGCCCTCAACCTCGCGTTCCGGCGGGCCGATCTCTTCCCGCTGGCGCTGTGCTTCTCGGGCAACTACGACCCGGGCACCTGGAACGCCTGGGGCGAGCGCGGTGACGCCGTCTATTTCAACAACCCCGCCGAGTACGTCGCCAATCTGCACGGTGACCATCTGGACTGGCTGCGCTCGCGGCTGTCGGTCCTGCTGGTCTGCGGTCAGGGCCGGTGGGAGGACACCACGGGCGCGCTGGCGTCGACCCCGCGCATGGCCGGGTTGCTCGCCGCCAAGGGCATCCAGCACGAGCTGGACCTGTGGGGCCCGGACGTCCCGCACGACTGGCCGTCCTGGCGCGCCCAGCTGGAGCACCACCTGCCCCGCTTCTGCTGAGTGGTCCGAGCCGGTCCGCGACCGGGGACGCCGGCCGCGGACCACGCTGATCATCGGCTCAGGTGACGGAGGATCGTCGACAGGACGAACTGCTGGCCGGCCACGGTCGGGTGCACCCCGTCGGCCTCCAGCAGGCCCGGCAGCCCGCTTCCCTCCATCGCGGCGTACAGGTCGACGCAGTCGGCGTCGATCTTGCGCACGATGCCCGCCACGTCGGCCACGGCCGGCGTGTCCCAGCTCAGCGGAAGGCCCTCGAAGAACGCCTCGACCGCGCCGCCGTCGATCACGGGCGGGGTGATGAGAGTGACCCGCGCACCGAGGTCGTGCGTGATGAGCTCCGTCAGCACCCGCAGATTGCGCTCGGTCTCCGGGGCCGTGGCCATCCGGTGCCCGCTCGAGCGGCCGTGCCGGCGCGCGTCGTTGGTGCCGAGCATGAGCAGGACCCGGGTGGGCCGGGCGGCCTCGATCAGGTCGAAGCGTTCCAGCACGTCGGCGGTGGTGTTGCCGCTCAGGCCCAGGTTGCGCAGCGACCCGCCGCCGCCCCCGGTGAGCTGGACGGCGACGGTGAGCATCTCGAACCAGCCGAGCCGGTCGGCGGTGATCGAGTCGCCGACGGCCACGACGCGGTCGTCCGCCGTGCCGGGCAGGCGCTCGATCGCCGCCCGCAGGGTGGCGTCACCGAGCAGGCCGGCAGCCGCCCGGGCGGTCTCGGCGCGCATCGCGTCGAGCTCCGCCTCGACCTGCTCCCATCCGATCCCCAGCATTCCCGCGAGCAGGCTCTGATGGACCGTCCCGGCCACCGGGTGGCGGTCCAGCATGGGCCAGCGTTCGGTACGGGTGAACCGCAGGAACTGGCGCCGCTCGTAGCTGTCGAAGGAGGCTTTCACGGCTGCACCTCCGCCCGGTCGGCGAGCAGCAGCAGGTCCTCGATGACGGTTTCGGCCCCGTCGCGCTCGCTGACCAGGCGGTGCCGCAGGCCGTCGAAGTCGACCTCGAGCACGATCCGGGCGGCGGGCGCGGACCAGGCGAGGGTCAGGACGGTGCCGCTGCGGTGCTGGGTGAAGGTACCGCCGAAGGCGGGGTGGTGCCGGCGCAGCCGTACGGCCGCGAGCTGCGCGCGGACCACCGGGCGCCCGAGCTCGGCAGTGATCTCGCCGGCGTCGTACCGGTGCCGGTTGACGTCGCGGCCGACGCCGCTACGCCCGAGCAGGTCGAGGTCGTTGCGGCCGGCGAACAGCCCGACGTAGTAGATCTGCGGGATACCGGGCAGGAACAGCTGGACCATCCGGGCCAGCAGGTACTTCCGGTCGTCGCCGCCGACCGCGTCGTAGAAGGTGCTGTTGACCTGGTAGAGGTCGAGGTTGCTGGCGGCGGCGCCGGTGGCGAGGCGGCTGGCGCCCGCGGTGTTGTCGTGGATCGACTCGACGAGCGCGTCGATCTGGCCGGCGGTGAGCAGCCCGGGCACCCCGGGGCGCAGGTCGTTGGCGCCGACGTCGATGATGCCGATCCCGTCGTGGGTGTCCAGGACGGTGACCATGTTGTCCGGGCGCGCCTGCAGCCACCGGTGCAGCGGTTCCGCGTCGCGCGCGTGCAGGGCGTGCAGCACCAGCGGCGGCAGCGCGAAGTCGTAGACCCAGTCGACGGTCGCGGCCAGCTCGATCTGCTGCTGGTAGTGGCCGTGCAGCTCCAGCAGGACGGTGGCGCCCCGCTCGTGGGCGTAGGCGCGCAGCCGCTGGACGAATCGGTGGGCCGCCTCGGTGAGGAAGCAGTCGGTGCCCGCCTGCTTGCCCACGTAACCGACCGCGTCGAGGCGCAGCATGCTGACGCCGGCGGCGGTGAGCCGGTCGATGATCGTGGTCAGGTAGGTCCAGGTGGCGGGGTGGCGGATGTCCAGGTCCACCTGCTCGGCGGTGAAGGTGGTCCACACCAGGCGCTGCCGGCCGCCCAGCCGCATGGTGGTGAAGGGCAGGCCGGGCCGCGGGCGGTAGACGGCAGCGAGATCCTGTTCGGTGGCACCGCCGGGGAACACCGCGTCCATGGTGAGGAACATTCCGCTCGCCGGGGAGTCGTCGCCGCGGGCGATCACGTCACGGAAGGACGGCGAGTGCACCGACATGTGGTTGACGATCAGGTCGGCCATCACGGTGTGCGTACCGGTGAGGTCCGTCAGGTCCGCCCAGCTGCCGAGCCGGGCGTCGATCTCGCTGTGGTCCTCGGGGTCGAAGCCGGCGTCCGCGCCGTCGAAGGGCCGGTAGAACGGCAGGATGTGCACGCCGGCGAAGGCGTCGCGCAACGGCCCGCGCAGCAACGCGGTCAGGCCCGGCACTGTGCCGGCGAGGCGATCGGCGTACGCGATCAGCTGGGGTTGATTGTCGGTCATGAAGGTCATCCCTTGATGGAGCCTTGCAGCAACGCGGCGACGAAGCGGCGCTGGAAGATCAGGAAGATGGTCAGGGTGGGGGTGAGGATCAGCAACGAACCGGCGCACAGCAGCGGGATGTCGGTGCCCCACTGGCCCTGGAAGGCGCCGAGCGCGCCCGCCATGGTCCGCTTCGCGGGGTCGGCAACCAGGACGATGGCCAGCAGGAACTGGTTCCAGGTCCAGAGGAACAGCAGGATGCCCAGCGACGACAGCGCCGGTTTGGCCAGCGGTACGTGCACCCGCCGGAACAGCTGCCAGGTGCTGGCCCCGTCGATGCGGGCCGCCTCCGACAGCTCGTCGGGCATGTTGACGAAGTGGGCGCGCATCCACAGCACGGAGAACGGCATGAACAGCCCGATCAACGGCAGGATGATCGCCCACCGCGTGTTCAGCAGGCCCATGTCGCGGACCTGGTAGTACAGCGGCGTGATCAGGCCCTCGAACGGCAGGGTGAGACCGAGGACGAAGATCAGGAAACCGATCCGGTGCCCGGGCATCCGCAGGTGGCCGAAGGCGAACCCGGCCATCGTGCCGAACAGCAGGGAGATCGGCACTACGCCGAGCACGATCAGGAAGCTCGACAGCAGCAGCCGTTGCATGTTCGCGGCGGTGAAGGCGGCGGCGAAGTTGCCCCACTGCGGGTCAGCGGGCCAGGACAGACCGTCCGGATAGGACCCGGAGGGGTGCAGCGCGGTGACGAGCAGGCTCAGGAACGGCAGCAGCGTCATCGCCATCAACAGGACGAGCAGGACGCGGCCGGTCAGGGTTTCGCGGCGGGTGGTGATCATCGGTTGCCGTCCCTGGTGAGCCGTTGGATGGGCAGGACGCAGAGCAGGACGAGCAGGGTCAGCACCACGGCGAGCGCCGAGGCCATGCCCACCTGCCGCTCGGAGAACGCGAGATAGAAGATCTCGAGACCGGGCACCATGGTGGAGTTGCCGGGCCCGCCCTGGGTCGAGACGTAGATGATGTCGAAGCTGGCCAGCGCGGCGATCACGGTGACCGTGACGCAGACGCCGATCTCCTGGCGCAGGCTGGGCAGCGTGATCGAGACGAACTCGCGCACCGGGCCGGCGCCGTCGAGCCGCGCCGCCTCGTACAGCGAGACGTCGATCTTGCTCATGCCCGCCAGCAGCAGCAGCGTGCAGAGCCCGATCTGGACCCACGCGCCGATCACACCGACCGCGGGCAGCGCCGTGCCGAAGTCACCGAGCCAGGCGCGGGTGAGCGAGCCGAGACCGACGGCGGAGAGCATCTGGTTGACCAGGCCGGTGGTCGACAGCAGCCAGGTCCACATGATGCCGGCGGCCACGAGCGGGATGACCTGCGGCAGGAACAGCACCGTACGGGCCACCGTCGCGAGCCGGCTCTGGGCGATGCGCCGGATGGTCGCCGCGACGGCCAGCCCCATCAGCACCGGCACGAAGCTGAAGAAGACGATCAGCTCGAAGGCGTGCAGGATGGTGGCAAGCAGCTCGGGTTCGGTGAACAACCGGGTGTAGTTGTCCAGCCCGATCCAGCTGGCCGCGCCGATGCCGTTCCAGTCGTAGAAGGAGTACTGGACGGTGAGCGCCAGAGGGCGCAGGACGAAGGTGGTGTAGACCGCGATCGCGGGCAGGGCGAAGGCCCAGCCGAGCCACGCCCGCCGGGGGCGGCGCGCACGCCGCCCCCGGCCGGTGGAACGCGGTCGCGTCGTCCCGGGAGGAGTCAGGGACATCGGTTCAGCCCTTGACCTGACTCTCGTAGTCCTTCTGCACCGCCGTCAGCAGGCCCTGCGGGTTCTGCTGACCGGCGACCAGCCGCTGCAGCTGCGGGGTCCAGCTCTTGGCGTAGATCGCCCCGGTCGCGTTGGCGATGAAGTCCATGGCGCCGTTGTCCTGGCCGATGGTCGCGCCCGCCGCGAGGGTGGCGGCGGTGACGGTGTCCTTGCCGACCTCGGGCATGTAGGCGTCGGTCGGGCCCATCGGGTGCGAGCCGCCGACCTGGACGCCGATGTCCCGGGCCTTCTGGTTGGTGGCCACCCAGTTGAGGAAGAACGCCGCGCAGTCGGGGTTCTTGGCCTTGGCACCGACCCCGTACGTCAGCGGGGCCGACATCGCGGCCTGCTTGCCGCCGGCCTGGGCCGGGGGCATCAGGAAGAAGCCGGCGTTGCCGGCCATCTGCTTGTCGAGGTTGCCCGACTCCCAGTCACCGCTGAAGATGAACAGGTTCTTGCCGCCGATGAAGCGGCTCATCATCATCGCGTAGTCCTGCGAGTTGATGTCCGGGGCGAAGTAGCCGCTCTTGATCCACTTCTCCAGGTGCTGGGTGGCCTGCAGATTGCTCGGGGTGTCGATCGTGGCGCCCGGCTTGTTGAAGATCCAGTCGTTGATCGGCGCGGCCGGGCCGTACGCCGCCATGAGGTTCTGCAGCGGGAAGGCGAGGCCACCGGTCGCGCCGCCGTTGAACTGGTCGATGGGCACGATGCCCGCGGCCTTGGCCTTCTGCAGCGCGGTGTCGAACTCGGCCAGCGTCTGCGGGGGCTGGGTCATGCCGATCTGGGCGGCGAGCTTCTTGTTGTAGAAGATGCCGGTCATGCTGAAGTTGAGGCCCATCGCGACGAGCGAGCCGGTGCCGCGCTCACCGGAGCTGCCGAAGCGCATCTGCTCCAGCTGCGAGGCCGGCCACTTGTCCCAGCCGTACGCCTTGGCGTAGCTGTCCATGTTCAGCAGCAGGTTGTCCTTGGCGAGCTCGGAGACCTGCGGCAGGCGCATGAGGTCCGGCGGGTCGTCGGCCAGCACGCGGGGCGCGTTCTGGGTGATGACCGCGAACTGGTCCTCGCGGATGTCGAACGTGACGTTGGGGAACTGCTTGGTGAACTCCTCGGACAGGGTCTTCGGCAGGGGGAAACCGGTCTCGAAGTAGCCCTTGAGGGTCACCGGCGCCGTGCCGCACGTCGTCTTGACGTCGGCCGGTGCGCTGGAGCCGGTGGTGGGGGCGTCGCCTCCGGGCGGGCTGCACGCCGCCGCGGCCAGCACCCCGGACAGGGCGAGCACGGCCATCACGGGCCTGGTGCGACCGGCGGGCCGCCGGCCGATGAAGTGGTGCGTCATAGGTGGGTACTCCTGGTTCGCAGGGGATGAATCAGCGTGTGTGGTGCAGGCCGAGCAGAGCCGTGACGACGTCGTCGTGCCACGCCGCGGCCGGCGGCCAGGCACCGGTCAGCGCGAGCGAGCCATGGACGGCTCCGGGGTGGATGTCGAAGGCCACCGGTACGCCTGCCGCCCGCAGGCGGTCCGCGTAGCGCTCGCCGTCGAGCCGCAGCGGGTCGAACTCGGCGCTCAGGATCCGGGCGGCGGGCAGGCCGGTCGGGTCGGCCGCGAGCAGCGGGGAGACCAGCTCGTCCCGCCGGTCGTGGTCCGGGCCGAGATAGAGGTCGCCGCACAGGCGCATGTCGTCGACAGTGATGCCGTAGTCGTCAGGCACCCCGGAGGCCCGCATGGTCCCCAGCGTCAGGTCCAGCGGTGGCACCTCGAGGATCTGCAGATCGATCCGCGGTCCGCCGCGGTCGCGGGCGAGCAGGCAGAGGGCGGCGGCCAGGTTCGCACCCGCGGACACCCCGCCGACGGCGACCCGGTCCGGGTCGGCGCCGAGCCGCGCGGCGTTTTCCACCGCCCAGGTCAGGGCCGCCGAGCAGTCCTCCAGCGGCGCCGGGAAGCGATGGGCGGGGGCCAGCCGGTAGTCGACCGCGACGACGACACACCGGGCGCGGCGGCTGCGGTCGTGACACAGCGCGTCGTTGACCCGCTCGTCGATCGAGCCGAGCCAGAAGCCCCCGCCGTGCAGGAAGACGTAGAGCGGGAGCGGCCCCGGGGCCGGCGGCCGGTAGACCCGGACCCGGATGCCACCCTCGGGCACCTCGACGGTGACCTCGCGGACCTCGACCGGCTCGACCGGCTCGCCGAACAGCTCGAAGAGCCGGTCGGAGCCGGCGTGGATGGCGGCCCGGCGCGTCTCGAGGGGCTCGTCGGGGTGGCCGGAGTCCGGCTTGGTGGCCAGGAACCGGCGCACCGCCTCGGCGAGTGCCATGAACCCCTCCTCAGCTCGTTGATGCTTTCGTCACATGTACGAAACATCACATCGACCGGGGAGTCAACAGTTTTTATAGAAGCACTTTTCTTTTGTTGCCGCAGGTCAACGTCCCAACGTGTGATCGTCAGGTGGTGGAACGCTGCACCAGGTCGACGTCCAGCACCGTGGCGGACCGCAGCGAACCCCCACCGATGTGCCCCACCAGCACCGCGAAGGCGGCGCTGCCCGACTCCTCGAACGGCTGCCGGATCGTGGTGAGGTCGGCGGCCGCCGCGGCCTCCCCGTCATCGAAGCCCATGACCGCGACGTCCTCCGGGACCCGCAGACCCCGGTCCCGGGTGGCCAGCAGAACACCGACGGCGAGCACGTCGTGATGAGCCATGATCGCCGTCGGCCGCTCCGGCGCGTCCAGCAGCTCCGCGGCGGCCCGGCGCGCACTGTCGACCGAGTTGTCGCTGGTCGCGACCGCCACCTCGGCACCGGACCGGGCAGCCACCTCCCGGAACCCGGCCAGCCGCTTGACCGCCTGCGACTCGTAGTCGGACACCTGCCGCTCCAGCAGATAACCCAGCCGCCGATGGCCCCGCTCGACAAGATGCCGGCCGGCGATCCGCCCCCCGGCATCGTCATCGATCACGACCCGGCTGAACAGGTCGCTGTCGGCGTCGACCACGACCGTCGGCAGCCCCCGTTCGCGCAGCCGCCCGGCGATGTCCGGCTCGATCTGCAGCCCCATGACGATCAGACCGTCCAGCCGCCCGTGGATGGGCATACTGGCCAGCGTGGGCGAGGACGTCGACGCGGCCGACTCGTGATCGAAGACCAGCACATCGGTCTCGAGCTCCGTGGCAGCGGTCAGGACACCCGACAGCCGCCGCAGGAAGGAGCTGTACGACGTGAAGGGCGCCATGACCCCGATGCGGCCGGTCCCCTGCCGGGCGAGGCTGACGGCCTGCACCTTCGGTACGAAGCCCAGCTCGTCGATGACCGCGAGGACCCGGGCACGGGTGGCGGCCCGCACCTTGTCCGGCTTGTTCAGCACGTTGGAGACGGTCGAGATGCTGACCCGGGCGCGCTCGGCCACCTCGTAGATCGTCACCCGATGAACTACCATCGCCGCCTGCCTTCGTGTCTGCCGGCCTTCGTGTCTGCCGGCGCGGGGGCGGCGCACGCGCCCGCTGTCGAAGCGCTCTGACAAAAGCACTCTACAGCGCACGGTCCCGCCCGACTGATGGACCGGATGGTGCGCGGACTCGGCGAAGTTGACCGTCGCGAGGCGGGACGACGGCTGCGGCCACGGGGGGCGCGGCTGGCGTCAGCCGTGCCGCCACGGCCCGGCCCGGCCGGTCACCAGGCGACGACGCCCTGGGTGCTCGGTTGCAGGGTGCCGACCTCGAGCGAGGCCATGGTGATCAGGCTGCGGCTGGGATCGGGGAAGTTCTCCAGCTCGGCCACCACGCCCCGGTTCGCCGCGCTGAGGCCGGCGTGCAGGGTGTTGCCGGTCGGACAGTCGGCAGCGCCGCGGTCGCAGGCCTGCCACTTGATCCCCTGGAACGCACCGGTGCCGGGCCGGAGCAGGATGTCAACCGCCGCGCCGGGCTCGTCGACCGCGGTGGAGGGCACCTCGACCCGCTCGTCGGCGGCGTTGTGGAGGGTGACGAAGACCCGCCCGTCGACCCGGCAGGCGGTGTCACCGTCGTTGGCCACCGTGACCAGGCCGCGCTGGGTGCCGCCGGTGGCCGGGGTGTCGCTCTGCGCCGTGATGGTGACGGCCAGGTCGGCGTCGCGGCACTTCGCGGCCGGCTTGGGCGTGCTCAGCGGCGGCGCCACGACCGGACCGGCGGCGGCTGCGGACGAGGCGCGCCGCGACGGGCGTGGCGCAGACGCCGGCGAGGAGGCCCGGGGCGACGACGCCGAAGCAGGCGTGACGGGCACGGGGGACGGCCGCGGCGAGAGGGAGACCGGCACCACCGGCGCAGCGGCCGAGAGCGACGAGCCGGAGTGCCGGCCCTGCCAGGGCCGCAGCGCCAGCACGCCCGCGGCAACAGCGAGAACCAGCACACCCGCCAGCAACGGCGCCAGCCGCCGCCACGGCCGCGCCAAGGACTGCGGCGCCGGAGCATGCGCCGCGGGTTCCGGCGCCACGGCACCCGCCGCACGGTCCGGGGTGGCGGCACCCGCCGCAGGTCGCGACGCCGGGGTGAGCGCCGCCGCTCGCACCTCGGCCAGGTCGACGGTGGTCGCCGCGCCCGCGCCGACCAGCTCGTCGAGCACCTCGAAGGCGGTCGGCCGGTGCTCCGGCTCCTTGTCCAGCGCCCGGGCGACAAGGTCGTGCAGCGGCGCGGGCAGACCGTCCAGCCGGGGCGGCCGGGTGAGGATCCGGCCCGCGGTGGCCGCCGCGCTGTCCCCGCCGAACGGGGTGCGGCCGGTCGCCGCGTACGCCACCACCACGCCCCAGGCGAACACGTCGGCGGCGGGCCCGACCCGGCCGGGGTCGTCGTCGAAACGCTCGGGGGCCATGTACGCGACGGTGCCCACCAGCTGGTCGGTGCGGGTGTGCTGACTGGTCGCCTCGAACGCGCGGGCGATGCCGAAGTCGATCACCTTGGGGGTGCCCAGCGCGAACAGCACGTTGGCCGGTTTGAGGTCGCGGTGGATCACGCCGGCACCGTGGATGGCGGCCAGTGCGGTGGCCACACCGACCGCCACGCCCTGCAGGTTGCCGCCGGTCAGCGGGCCCCGCGCGGCGACCAGCTCGGCCAGGCTCGGCCCGTCCACGTACTCGACCACCAGGTAGGGCGTCGCGTGGTCGGCGTCCGCGTCGAGCAGCTCGGCGGTGCAGAACGGCGGCACCTGCCGGGCCCGGTTGACCTCGCTGCGGAACCGGCCGCGGAATTCCTCCTGGTCGGCGTACTCGGGGTTGATGGCCTTGATCGCCACCGGCCGCCCGTCCGGCGCCTCGGCGAGATAGACCGTCCCCATGCCGCCCTGACCGAGCCGGGACATCAGGCGGTATCGACCCAGGAACTGAGGGTCACCAGGCCGCAGCGGCGTCCTCATCGAACCGCCTCGCCGCCACCGGCACCACCGACCATCGGTGCGAAGACTACCCGCGGCGCTCGGGTCCCGGGCACAGCGGGAAGTGGCAGACGACCGGGTGGTCCCGCCCGGTCAGCGGTGGCTCGGTCACGCAAAGCTGCTGGAAGCGCTCCCAGCCGCAGCGGTGCGGACCGGTCCACACTGCTACATTGCTCCACTGGCGACGGTTCGAACTGGGGGGCAGGACTGCATGCCGGCCAAGCCACTACGCCCGCACGACCCGCGCGTGCTCGGCGGCTACGAGCTGCTCGGGGTGCTCGGCGAGGGCGGGATGGGCGCCGTCTTCCTGGGGCAGGACCGGAACGGCCGGCACGTCGCCATCAAGATCATCCGTCCCGAGTTCGCCGCGCAGCCCGAGTTCCGTGGCCGGTTCCGCAGCGAGGTCACCCGGGCGCGCGCGGTGCCGCCGTTCTGCACCGCCGCGGTGCTCGACGCCGACCCGGACCACCCGACCCCCTATCTGGTCGTCGAGTTCGTCGACGGCCCCGACCTGGCCGAGGCCGTGGCGGCCGGCGGACCGCTCACCGGCGGCGCGCTGCACAGCGTCGCCATCGGCGTGGCCACCGCGCTGGTCGCCATCCACGGTGCCGGGGTCGTGCACCGCGACCTCAAGCCGCGCAACGTGCTGCTCGCCCCCGGCTCGCCCAAGGTCATCGACTTCGGCATCGCCCGGGCGATCGAGTCGACCACCGAGCACACCCGCACCGACCAGGTCGTGGGCACCCTGTCCTACATGGCGCCGGAGCGCCTCGACAACGGCGCCGTCACCCCCGCGGTCGACGTGTTCGCCTGGGGCGTGCTGGTGGCCTACGCCGCCACCGGACGCACCCCGTTCGACGCCGGCTCGCCGACGGCCACCGCCGTGCGCATCCTCACCGCCGAACCCGACCTCGGCGGGCTCCCCGACGACCTGCGCGGCCTGGTCGCCCGGGCGCTGGTCAAGGATCCCGCGGCCCGGCCGGGCGCGCAGCAGCTGCTCGACGCGCTGCTCAACGCCGGCCCCGCTGCCCTGACCGCGGCCGCCACGGCGCCGACGCGGCGGCGCGGACCGGGGCGCTGGCTCGCGGCGGGGGTGGGCGCCGCCGCGCTGGCGGTCGGCGTGCCCGTGGTGCTGGCGGCCGGCCACGACCCGGACGCACCGGTCACTCCCCCGGCCGCCGCGACCCCGCCCCGGCCCCCGGCCGCGATCGTCGACGCCCTGACCAAGCCGGGCCAGTGGCGTACCAAGCTCACCGGCACCTACAGCTGCGAACCGGGCGAGGACGGCCTCGCGGTCGTCAGCGACTCCACCGACAGCGTCTACTGCCCCGGACCCGCCACCACCTTCACCGGCGACCAGACTCTCAAGGTCAACGTCGCCGAGCTCAGCGACGACGCCTGCGCCCTGGTCCGGTTCCGCGGCACCGGCAAGGCCGGCTACGAGCTCATCCTCTGTACGGACCAGGTGGCGATCGGCAAGGCCGAGCCCTCCGGCGACGAGACCACGGTGGGCAGCGCCGAGCACGACCTCGCCGACGGCACCCGGCACCAGGTGGCACTGAGCATCGCCGGCGAGATCGCCACCGTCCGGCTCGACGGCGACAAGGTGCTCACCGCCGTCCTCGACGATCCCCGCCTGACGCGGGGGTCGGTGGCGCTCGGCCTGGTGCAGACCCAGGAGGGCGACCGGGGGTTCGTCCGCTTCTCCGGCATCGACACCCGATCG includes:
- a CDS encoding esterase family protein, which codes for MRHYAVQLHAPDGAAGTVAVHGHYGRPVLVFPTERGAAREWADNGMVAAAEPLIEAGRIKLYCVDSFDAGTWSAHDLPLEERARRHGGYEHWILEAVVPHIRADSGAGTDIVTAGCSLGAYHALNLAFRRADLFPLALCFSGNYDPGTWNAWGERGDAVYFNNPAEYVANLHGDHLDWLRSRLSVLLVCGQGRWEDTTGALASTPRMAGLLAAKGIQHELDLWGPDVPHDWPSWRAQLEHHLPRFC
- a CDS encoding GDSL-type esterase/lipase family protein, giving the protein MKASFDSYERRQFLRFTRTERWPMLDRHPVAGTVHQSLLAGMLGIGWEQVEAELDAMRAETARAAAGLLGDATLRAAIERLPGTADDRVVAVGDSITADRLGWFEMLTVAVQLTGGGGGSLRNLGLSGNTTADVLERFDLIEAARPTRVLLMLGTNDARRHGRSSGHRMATAPETERNLRVLTELITHDLGARVTLITPPVIDGGAVEAFFEGLPLSWDTPAVADVAGIVRKIDADCVDLYAAMEGSGLPGLLEADGVHPTVAGQQFVLSTILRHLSR
- the gtfA gene encoding sucrose phosphorylase, with the protein product MTDNQPQLIAYADRLAGTVPGLTALLRGPLRDAFAGVHILPFYRPFDGADAGFDPEDHSEIDARLGSWADLTDLTGTHTVMADLIVNHMSVHSPSFRDVIARGDDSPASGMFLTMDAVFPGGATEQDLAAVYRPRPGLPFTTMRLGGRQRLVWTTFTAEQVDLDIRHPATWTYLTTIIDRLTAAGVSMLRLDAVGYVGKQAGTDCFLTEAAHRFVQRLRAYAHERGATVLLELHGHYQQQIELAATVDWVYDFALPPLVLHALHARDAEPLHRWLQARPDNMVTVLDTHDGIGIIDVGANDLRPGVPGLLTAGQIDALVESIHDNTAGASRLATGAAASNLDLYQVNSTFYDAVGGDDRKYLLARMVQLFLPGIPQIYYVGLFAGRNDLDLLGRSGVGRDVNRHRYDAGEITAELGRPVVRAQLAAVRLRRHHPAFGGTFTQHRSGTVLTLAWSAPAARIVLEVDFDGLRHRLVSERDGAETVIEDLLLLADRAEVQP
- a CDS encoding carbohydrate ABC transporter permease → MITTRRETLTGRVLLVLLMAMTLLPFLSLLVTALHPSGSYPDGLSWPADPQWGNFAAAFTAANMQRLLLSSFLIVLGVVPISLLFGTMAGFAFGHLRMPGHRIGFLIFVLGLTLPFEGLITPLYYQVRDMGLLNTRWAIILPLIGLFMPFSVLWMRAHFVNMPDELSEAARIDGASTWQLFRRVHVPLAKPALSSLGILLFLWTWNQFLLAIVLVADPAKRTMAGALGAFQGQWGTDIPLLCAGSLLILTPTLTIFLIFQRRFVAALLQGSIKG
- a CDS encoding carbohydrate ABC transporter permease — encoded protein: MSLTPPGTTRPRSTGRGRRARRPRRAWLGWAFALPAIAVYTTFVLRPLALTVQYSFYDWNGIGAASWIGLDNYTRLFTEPELLATILHAFELIVFFSFVPVLMGLAVAATIRRIAQSRLATVARTVLFLPQVIPLVAAGIMWTWLLSTTGLVNQMLSAVGLGSLTRAWLGDFGTALPAVGVIGAWVQIGLCTLLLLAGMSKIDVSLYEAARLDGAGPVREFVSITLPSLRQEIGVCVTVTVIAALASFDIIYVSTQGGPGNSTMVPGLEIFYLAFSERQVGMASALAVVLTLLVLLCVLPIQRLTRDGNR
- a CDS encoding ABC transporter substrate-binding protein, whose protein sequence is MTHHFIGRRPAGRTRPVMAVLALSGVLAAAACSPPGGDAPTTGSSAPADVKTTCGTAPVTLKGYFETGFPLPKTLSEEFTKQFPNVTFDIREDQFAVITQNAPRVLADDPPDLMRLPQVSELAKDNLLLNMDSYAKAYGWDKWPASQLEQMRFGSSGERGTGSLVAMGLNFSMTGIFYNKKLAAQIGMTQPPQTLAEFDTALQKAKAAGIVPIDQFNGGATGGLAFPLQNLMAAYGPAAPINDWIFNKPGATIDTPSNLQATQHLEKWIKSGYFAPDINSQDYAMMMSRFIGGKNLFIFSGDWESGNLDKQMAGNAGFFLMPPAQAGGKQAAMSAPLTYGVGAKAKNPDCAAFFLNWVATNQKARDIGVQVGGSHPMGPTDAYMPEVGKDTVTAATLAAGATIGQDNGAMDFIANATGAIYAKSWTPQLQRLVAGQQNPQGLLTAVQKDYESQVKG
- a CDS encoding alpha/beta hydrolase translates to MALAEAVRRFLATKPDSGHPDEPLETRRAAIHAGSDRLFELFGEPVEPVEVREVTVEVPEGGIRVRVYRPPAPGPLPLYVFLHGGGFWLGSIDERVNDALCHDRSRRARCVVVAVDYRLAPAHRFPAPLEDCSAALTWAVENAARLGADPDRVAVGGVSAGANLAAALCLLARDRGGPRIDLQILEVPPLDLTLGTMRASGVPDDYGITVDDMRLCGDLYLGPDHDRRDELVSPLLAADPTGLPAARILSAEFDPLRLDGERYADRLRAAGVPVAFDIHPGAVHGSLALTGAWPPAAAWHDDVVTALLGLHHTR
- a CDS encoding LacI family DNA-binding transcriptional regulator; the protein is MTIYEVAERARVSISTVSNVLNKPDKVRAATRARVLAVIDELGFVPKVQAVSLARQGTGRIGVMAPFTSYSSFLRRLSGVLTAATELETDVLVFDHESAASTSSPTLASMPIHGRLDGLIVMGLQIEPDIAGRLRERGLPTVVVDADSDLFSRVVIDDDAGGRIAGRHLVERGHRRLGYLLERQVSDYESQAVKRLAGFREVAARSGAEVAVATSDNSVDSARRAAAELLDAPERPTAIMAHHDVLAVGVLLATRDRGLRVPEDVAVMGFDDGEAAAAADLTTIRQPFEESGSAAFAVLVGHIGGGSLRSATVLDVDLVQRSTT
- a CDS encoding protein kinase; its protein translation is MSRLGQGGMGTVYLAEAPDGRPVAIKAINPEYADQEEFRGRFRSEVNRARQVPPFCTAELLDADADHATPYLVVEYVDGPSLAELVAARGPLTGGNLQGVAVGVATALAAIHGAGVIHRDLKPANVLFALGTPKVIDFGIARAFEATSQHTRTDQLVGTVAYMAPERFDDDPGRVGPAADVFAWGVVVAYAATGRTPFGGDSAAATAGRILTRPPRLDGLPAPLHDLVARALDKEPEHRPTAFEVLDELVGAGAATTVDLAEVRAAALTPASRPAAGAATPDRAAGAVAPEPAAHAPAPQSLARPWRRLAPLLAGVLVLAVAAGVLALRPWQGRHSGSSLSAAAPVVPVSLSPRPSPVPVTPASASSPRASSPASAPRPSRRASSAAAAGPVVAPPLSTPKPAAKCRDADLAVTITAQSDTPATGGTQRGLVTVANDGDTACRVDGRVFVTLHNAADERVEVPSTAVDEPGAAVDILLRPGTGAFQGIKWQACDRGAADCPTGNTLHAGLSAANRGVVAELENFPDPSRSLITMASLEVGTLQPSTQGVVAW